One stretch of Mus pahari chromosome 5, PAHARI_EIJ_v1.1, whole genome shotgun sequence DNA includes these proteins:
- the C5H2orf69 gene encoding UPF0565 protein C2orf69 homolog yields the protein MKGSRRLRSPALVLLLLRPLLAAGDSASRPQTRAMNPGGGERGSPEDSHRLQRSTVPGSDPQRSNELLLLTSGEGGSPEQRHHVLYFPGDVQNYHEIMTRHPENYQWENWSLENIATILARRFPNSFIWVIKCSRMHLHKFSCYDNFVKSNMFGAPEHTPDFGAFKHLYMLLVNAFNLTQNGMLFKNRGVWNKDCKTSNCESNSSTSIGSQEENERTCEHVDEPSMSFAPLSLDGASFTLIGFSKGCVVLNQLLFELKEAKKDKNIDAFIKSIRTMYWLDGGHSGGSNTWITYPEVLEEFAQTEITVHTHVTPYQVHDPMRSWIGKEHKKFVQILRDLGMQVTSQIHFAKETPSIENHFRVHEVF from the exons ATGAAGGGGTCGCGGCGTCTGCGCTCTCCCGCGCTGGTGCTGCTGCTCCTGCGGCCGCTGCTCGCTGCCGGAGACTCCGCGTCCCGCCCGCAGACCCGAGCCATGAACCCGGGCGGCGGTGAGCGGGGCTCCCCGGAGGACAGCCACCGTCTGCAGCGCTCCACGGTGCCGGGCTCCGACCCGCAGCGCAGCAACGAACTGCTCCTGCTGACGTCCGGGGAGGGAGGTTCCCCGGAGCAGCGGCATCACGTCCTCTACTTCCCCGGGGACGTGCAG aaTTACCATGAGATTATGACTCGTCATCCTGAGAATTATCAATGGGAAAATTGGAGTCTAGAAAATATTGCTACCATTTTAGCCCGCCGTTTTCCCAATAGTTTTATTTGGGTAATAAAGTGTTCCCGAATGCATTTGCACAAATTCAGCTGCTATGACAATTTTGTGAAAAGCAACATGTTTGGTGCACCAGAACATACTCCAGACTTTGGAGCCTTTAAGCACTTGTATATGTTATTAGTTAATGCTTTTAACCTAACTCAGAACGGTATGCTGTTCAAGAACAGGGGTGTTTGGAATAAGGATTGTAAAACATCTAACTGCGAGTCTAATTCTTCTACTAGTATTGGTAGCCAAGAGGAAAACGAGAGGACCTGTGAGCATGTTGATGAGCCTTCCATGAGTTTTGCTCCACTGTCATTGGATGGTGCATCGTTTACTTTGATTGGATTCAGTAAAGGCTGTGTTGTTTTGAATCAGTTGCTGTTTGAGTTGAAGGAAGCCAAGAAAGACAAGAACATAGATGCGTTCATCAAAAGCATAAGAACAATGTACTGGCTGGATGGTGGGCATTCCGGAGGAAGCAATACGTGGATCACATATCCAGAAGTCTTGGAAGAATTTGCTCAAACAGAAATTACTGTTCACACTCATGTAACACCTTACCAAGTACATGATCCAATGAGATCCTGGATTGGAAAGGAGCACAAGAAATTTGTTCAGATACTCAGGGATTTGGGGATGCAAGTGACCAGCCAAATTCATTTTGCGAAGGAAACTCCTTCCATAGAGAATCATTTCAGGGTTCACGAAGTATTCTGA